The following are encoded together in the Bradyrhizobium genosp. L genome:
- a CDS encoding MFS transporter, whose amino-acid sequence MIARRVVAAVGLGQLISWGATYYLIGGFGEQIGADLGWSRDVVYGGFAAALLVMGVTSPLAGRWVDRRGGREVMIVGAVLNAVGCAGLAIAHHVATYYACWIVLGLGMRLTLYDAAFAALARIAGPEARRAMSGITLLGGLAATVFWPLGHVLSEQFGWRVALLVYAGLALLTIPFDLLIPDQRFAGVPRSDAPARRPPRAIGRRQLAIAGALYAVIMTGANFLNAGMSAHMIAVLTGLGLTATVAVWIATLRGIGQSAARLCEILFGVRLDPLALNLMACLIMPLSFVAGLFSGASKEMGIAFALLYGACNGILTITRGTLPLILFDPQNYGTLVGRLIVPSFILPAAAPLIYAIVVDRYGNAAALYLSTGLATVTLLAAVLLKLLFPPRADAAGQ is encoded by the coding sequence GTGATCGCACGCCGCGTCGTGGCCGCCGTTGGGCTCGGCCAACTGATCTCCTGGGGCGCGACATATTATCTGATCGGCGGCTTCGGCGAGCAGATCGGCGCTGACCTCGGCTGGAGCCGCGACGTCGTCTATGGCGGCTTTGCCGCAGCCCTGCTGGTGATGGGCGTGACCTCCCCGCTGGCGGGCAGGTGGGTGGACCGTCGTGGCGGCCGCGAGGTCATGATCGTGGGCGCGGTGCTCAATGCCGTCGGATGTGCGGGGCTCGCGATCGCGCATCACGTCGCGACTTACTACGCATGCTGGATCGTGCTCGGTCTCGGCATGCGGTTGACGCTGTATGACGCGGCCTTCGCAGCGCTGGCGCGGATCGCCGGACCGGAGGCGCGGCGCGCGATGTCCGGCATCACCTTGCTCGGTGGGCTCGCCGCTACCGTGTTCTGGCCGCTTGGCCATGTTCTCTCGGAGCAGTTCGGTTGGCGCGTCGCGCTGCTGGTCTATGCCGGTCTCGCGCTGCTGACGATCCCGTTCGATCTCCTCATTCCAGACCAACGGTTCGCCGGCGTGCCGCGTTCCGACGCGCCCGCGCGACGGCCGCCGCGCGCCATCGGTCGGCGGCAGCTTGCGATCGCAGGCGCGCTCTATGCCGTGATCATGACCGGCGCCAATTTCCTCAACGCCGGCATGTCCGCGCATATGATCGCGGTTCTCACCGGCCTCGGGCTGACGGCAACGGTCGCGGTATGGATCGCGACGCTGCGCGGCATCGGGCAATCCGCGGCGCGGCTCTGCGAGATTCTGTTCGGCGTCAGGCTCGATCCGCTCGCGCTCAATTTGATGGCGTGCCTGATCATGCCGCTGTCCTTCGTCGCCGGGCTATTCAGCGGAGCGTCAAAGGAGATGGGAATAGCGTTCGCGCTGCTCTACGGCGCCTGCAACGGCATCCTGACCATCACGAGGGGAACGCTGCCCTTGATCCTGTTCGATCCGCAGAACTATGGCACGCTGGTCGGCCGGCTGATCGTACCGAGCTTCATCCTGCCCGCGGCGGCGCCGCTGATCTACGCGATCGTCGTCGACCGCTACGGCAATGCCGCCGCGCTCTATTTGTCCACCGGCCTCGCCACCGTCACGCTGCTTGCAGCCGTGCTGCTGAAGCTGCTGTTTCCGCCGCGCGCCGACGCCGCGGGCCAATGA
- a CDS encoding cupin domain-containing protein, which produces MTNRLIKTTRVLARAALIAASFLTVPTAHAQQPEGIKRTDLQRHDLSAPGREAVQVRVDIAPGKAFGRHTHPGEEIIYVLSGTLEYDVDGKPPATLKAGDVLFIPAGTIHAAKNVGNDTASELATYIVEKDKPLLTLVK; this is translated from the coding sequence ATGACCAACAGGCTGATCAAGACGACACGTGTCCTCGCCCGAGCGGCGCTGATCGCAGCAAGCTTCCTGACCGTGCCGACCGCGCACGCGCAGCAGCCGGAAGGCATCAAGCGCACCGACCTGCAACGCCATGACCTCAGCGCTCCGGGCCGCGAAGCGGTGCAGGTCCGCGTCGACATCGCGCCGGGCAAGGCGTTCGGCCGGCACACCCATCCCGGTGAGGAGATCATCTATGTGCTGTCAGGCACGCTCGAATATGACGTCGATGGCAAGCCGCCGGCAACGCTGAAGGCCGGCGACGTGCTGTTCATCCCGGCCGGCACGATCCACGCGGCCAAGAACGTGGGCAATGACACCGCCAGCGAGCTTGCGACCTATATCGTCGAGAAGGACAAGCCGCTGCTGACGCTGGTGAAGTGA
- a CDS encoding Ohr family peroxiredoxin: protein MTATAKVLFTGKTHVTAGSNGAAHSRDGFLDVKLPQPHPAAENLFGAAWSACYIGAIQLAAGQRKVKLPSEPEVDAEIDLNQANGAFFLSARLNVHVPGVDRAVAQELIEAAHGICPYSKAVHGNIEVTTTLV, encoded by the coding sequence ATGACCGCCACTGCAAAAGTTCTCTTCACCGGAAAGACCCACGTCACCGCCGGCTCGAACGGCGCCGCGCATTCGCGCGACGGCTTCCTGGATGTCAAGCTGCCGCAGCCGCACCCGGCCGCCGAAAACCTGTTCGGTGCCGCGTGGTCGGCCTGCTACATCGGCGCGATCCAGCTTGCCGCCGGTCAACGCAAGGTCAAGCTCCCGAGCGAGCCCGAGGTCGACGCCGAGATCGACCTGAATCAGGCCAATGGGGCCTTCTTCCTCAGCGCACGCCTCAACGTCCACGTCCCCGGCGTCGATCGCGCGGTCGCTCAGGAGCTGATCGAAGCCGCGCACGGCATCTGCCCCTACTCCAAGGCGGTCCACGGCAACATCGAGGTCACGACCACGCTGGTCTGA
- a CDS encoding MarR family winged helix-turn-helix transcriptional regulator — MRRPLPAPDDGLKLSTWLPYRLFLVAAQIARPLEAFYGETFGLSQAGWRILAVIAERDGANASEIGRACALDPFATSRGIGQLVELGFAIRRSGKTDRRTAAVSITRSGRAAFNRIAALGSAIEARLLARLSEGERAALDSAVGKLEAESARIDAGGWRSLLAHADGP, encoded by the coding sequence ATGCGACGTCCTTTGCCTGCGCCCGATGACGGTCTCAAACTCAGCACCTGGCTGCCCTACCGGCTGTTCCTGGTCGCGGCACAGATCGCGCGGCCGCTCGAAGCTTTCTACGGCGAGACATTCGGACTGAGCCAGGCCGGCTGGCGCATCCTCGCCGTCATCGCCGAGCGCGACGGCGCTAATGCGTCCGAGATCGGCCGCGCCTGCGCGCTCGATCCGTTCGCGACAAGCCGCGGCATCGGCCAGCTCGTCGAACTCGGCTTTGCGATCAGGCGATCGGGCAAGACCGACCGCCGCACTGCCGCCGTCAGCATCACCCGCAGCGGCCGTGCCGCCTTCAACCGGATCGCCGCGCTCGGCAGCGCGATCGAGGCCCGGCTGCTCGCGCGGCTGTCGGAGGGGGAGCGCGCGGCGCTCGATTCCGCCGTCGGCAAGCTCGAGGCGGAAAGCGCGCGGATCGATGCCGGCGGCTGGCGATCGCTGCTCGCGCACGCCGACGGCCCATGA
- a CDS encoding LysR family transcriptional regulator, whose product MKNLNLAYLESFREVIDCGSFSAAAERLQLTQPAVSLQVRQLERSLNATLIERVGRKARPTAAGVALLAHAEQISAAVTSAVEAVTQQSSGTAGRVRLGTGATACIFLLPPILRALRTALPSLEITVTTGNTADIAKAVEDNTIDIGLVTLPVSGRSFEITPVLNDEFMLIAPDDMKLPARITPSVLATRPVLLFEPGGNTRRTADEWLTRGGVSLKPLMSLGSVEAIKEMVRAGLGCAILPGMAVPARAKQHGLVVRPLAPRLYRRLAVVIRRDKRLDRGLRQTLSALKALPKGD is encoded by the coding sequence ATGAAGAACCTGAACCTCGCCTACCTCGAGAGCTTTCGCGAGGTGATCGACTGCGGCAGCTTCTCGGCGGCCGCCGAACGGCTGCAGCTGACCCAGCCCGCGGTCAGCCTGCAGGTGCGCCAGCTCGAGCGCAGCCTCAATGCAACCCTGATCGAGCGGGTCGGACGCAAGGCACGGCCGACCGCCGCCGGCGTCGCGCTGCTGGCGCATGCCGAGCAGATCAGCGCCGCCGTGACCTCGGCGGTCGAGGCGGTCACGCAACAGTCCAGCGGAACCGCGGGACGCGTCCGGCTCGGCACCGGCGCCACCGCCTGCATCTTCCTGCTGCCGCCGATCCTGCGCGCGCTGCGCACAGCGCTGCCCTCGCTCGAGATCACGGTGACGACCGGCAACACCGCCGACATCGCCAAGGCCGTCGAGGACAACACGATCGACATCGGGCTCGTCACGCTGCCGGTGTCGGGGCGCAGCTTCGAGATCACGCCGGTGCTGAACGACGAGTTCATGCTGATCGCGCCCGACGACATGAAGCTGCCGGCGCGGATCACGCCTTCGGTGCTGGCGACCAGGCCGGTTCTGCTGTTCGAGCCCGGCGGCAACACGCGGCGCACCGCGGACGAATGGCTGACCCGTGGCGGCGTCTCGCTGAAGCCGTTGATGTCGCTCGGCAGCGTCGAGGCGATCAAGGAGATGGTGCGCGCCGGGCTCGGCTGCGCCATCCTGCCCGGCATGGCGGTGCCGGCGCGCGCGAAGCAGCATGGCCTGGTCGTCCGCCCGCTGGCGCCACGGCTCTACCGACGGCTCGCCGTCGTGATCCGCCGCGACAAGCGCCTCGACCGCGGGCTACGGCAGACCTTGTCCGCGCTGAAGGCGCTGCCGAAGGGCGATTAG
- a CDS encoding Vgb family protein, translating into MKTSPAQIVREYGPFEGVESVGGVSFDGEQVWFAAGDRMVAFDPDSGKPTRAIDIAAHAGTAFDGKHLYQISEDRIHKIDPKTGRVLSTIPAPGGGRDSGLAWAEGSLWVGQYRDRKILQIDPETGAVLRTIESNRFVTGVTWVDGELWHGTWEEDASEVRRVDPETGEVIERLEMPQGVNVAGLESDGADRFFCGTGANNNKVRAIRRPKRDRK; encoded by the coding sequence ATGAAGACGTCGCCGGCCCAGATCGTCAGGGAATACGGCCCCTTCGAGGGCGTCGAGAGCGTCGGCGGCGTCAGCTTCGACGGCGAGCAGGTCTGGTTCGCGGCCGGCGACCGCATGGTCGCCTTCGATCCAGACAGCGGCAAGCCGACGCGTGCGATCGACATCGCGGCCCATGCCGGCACCGCCTTCGACGGCAAGCATCTCTACCAGATTTCCGAGGATCGCATTCACAAGATCGATCCGAAGACCGGACGCGTGCTGTCCACCATTCCCGCCCCCGGCGGTGGCCGCGACTCCGGCCTTGCCTGGGCCGAAGGCTCGCTCTGGGTCGGACAATATCGCGACCGCAAGATCCTGCAGATCGATCCCGAAACCGGCGCCGTCCTGCGCACCATCGAGAGCAACCGCTTCGTCACCGGCGTCACCTGGGTCGACGGCGAGCTCTGGCACGGCACCTGGGAAGAGGACGCGAGCGAGGTGCGGCGGGTCGATCCCGAGACCGGTGAAGTGATCGAACGGCTGGAAATGCCGCAAGGCGTCAATGTCGCCGGGCTCGAGTCCGACGGTGCCGACCGCTTCTTCTGCGGAACCGGCGCCAACAACAACAAGGTCCGCGCCATCCGCCGGCCGAAGCGCGACCGCAAGTGA
- a CDS encoding GNAT family N-acetyltransferase, whose protein sequence is MVAGNNGVVVRDATDADMAEVQRIYAHHVLHGLATFEEVSPTVDEMRRRRDAVLAAGLPYLVADIGGHVAGYCYATSYRPRPAYRHTIEDSVYVSEALRGRRIGVALLENLIARAEAGPWRQMLAVIGNSGNAGSIALHRRMGFQPVGTLRSVGFKLGQWVDTVLMQRPLGPGNAALPTDKELPR, encoded by the coding sequence ATGGTGGCAGGCAACAACGGCGTCGTGGTGCGCGATGCCACGGACGCAGACATGGCGGAGGTGCAGCGGATCTACGCGCATCACGTGCTGCACGGGCTCGCAACCTTCGAAGAGGTCTCGCCGACCGTGGATGAGATGCGCCGGCGCCGCGACGCCGTGCTGGCAGCAGGGTTGCCTTATCTCGTCGCCGACATCGGCGGCCACGTGGCCGGCTATTGCTATGCGACGTCGTATCGGCCGCGGCCGGCCTATCGCCACACCATCGAGGACTCGGTCTACGTGTCGGAAGCGCTGCGCGGCCGCCGCATCGGCGTCGCCCTGCTGGAGAATTTGATCGCGCGCGCCGAGGCGGGGCCGTGGCGGCAGATGCTGGCTGTCATCGGCAACAGCGGCAACGCCGGCTCGATTGCGCTGCACCGTCGCATGGGGTTTCAGCCGGTGGGGACGTTGCGATCCGTCGGATTCAAGCTCGGGCAATGGGTCGACACCGTGCTGATGCAGCGGCCACTGGGACCGGGCAACGCAGCGCTGCCGACGGACAAGGAACTGCCGCGGTGA
- a CDS encoding DMT family transporter: MTAPLFALTALLWGGGALATAMQAGVTPAPWSVALRMALAGIILFGYARLRGVPLAIPHKHRAAVALQGLLFFAIAFISFYEATARMPSGLAALVLSTSSLFAALMARAALGVPISAGFLWGALCGILGLAIIFVPGAAAAGTAPLAGFAWALVAAVATGAGTTVGARNQRAGLPVVTVLGWGALVGAAASALWAVATGTPFAADLSISYVLSFLYLAVAASCITFMLYFELVRRLGPGRAAYTLALVPLVALVLSALFEHLSLGWPVLAGAAAILAGNLLVLSR, encoded by the coding sequence ATGACGGCGCCGCTGTTCGCGCTGACCGCACTGCTGTGGGGCGGCGGTGCGCTGGCAACCGCGATGCAGGCCGGCGTGACGCCCGCGCCCTGGTCGGTGGCGCTGCGCATGGCGCTCGCCGGCATCATCCTGTTCGGCTATGCGCGGCTGCGTGGCGTGCCGCTTGCGATCCCGCACAAGCACCGAGCCGCGGTGGCGTTGCAGGGCCTGCTGTTCTTCGCCATCGCCTTCATCTCCTTCTATGAAGCGACTGCGCGGATGCCGAGCGGCCTCGCCGCGCTGGTGCTGTCGACCTCGTCGCTGTTCGCCGCGCTGATGGCGCGCGCCGCGCTCGGCGTCCCGATCTCCGCAGGTTTCCTGTGGGGCGCGCTGTGCGGCATCCTTGGCCTCGCCATCATCTTCGTGCCCGGCGCAGCCGCGGCAGGAACGGCTCCGCTTGCGGGCTTCGCCTGGGCGCTCGTTGCCGCGGTCGCGACCGGCGCCGGAACGACGGTCGGCGCGCGCAACCAGCGCGCCGGATTGCCGGTCGTCACCGTGCTCGGCTGGGGCGCGTTGGTCGGCGCCGCCGCGAGCGCGCTCTGGGCCGTGGCGACGGGCACGCCTTTCGCGGCCGACCTCTCCATCTCCTATGTGCTGAGCTTCCTCTATCTGGCGGTCGCGGCGTCCTGCATCACCTTCATGCTCTATTTCGAGCTGGTGCGCCGGCTCGGACCCGGCCGCGCCGCCTACACGCTGGCGCTGGTGCCGCTCGTCGCGCTCGTGCTGTCGGCGCTGTTCGAGCATCTCAGCCTCGGCTGGCCGGTCCTCGCCGGCGCAGCCGCGATCCTGGCCGGCAATTTGCTGGTGCTGTCGCGGTGA
- a CDS encoding bifunctional helix-turn-helix transcriptional regulator/GNAT family N-acetyltransferase has translation MLDPVSRVRRFNRAVTSAVGALDTSFLGRGRPLGAARVLNAIGHGRADVGDIRDYLGLDSGLMSRLLRSLEDEGVIETTVHESDARRRIARLTAAGRREFNAYEAISNRQAEDFLARNAQREALLAAMDLIASALGRDGTVLHEMDPRSDEARYCLAAYYGELAQRFKQGFDVKLSRDPDAKDMVRPRGTFIVAMSDGLPLGCVGLKGGSAFAEIKRLWVAPAARGLGLGRRLMDAAENAARELGIVLLRLDTNSALAEAGQLYRRTGWTEIPRFNDDPYPDLFFEKRL, from the coding sequence ATGCTCGACCCTGTCTCCCGCGTCCGCCGCTTCAACCGCGCCGTGACCTCCGCCGTCGGCGCGCTCGATACCTCGTTTCTCGGGCGCGGCCGGCCGCTTGGCGCTGCGCGCGTGCTGAACGCGATCGGGCATGGCCGCGCTGATGTCGGCGACATCAGGGATTATCTCGGCCTCGATTCCGGGCTGATGAGCCGCCTGTTGCGCAGCCTCGAGGACGAAGGCGTGATCGAGACGACGGTGCATGAGAGCGATGCGCGCCGCCGCATTGCGCGGCTGACGGCCGCCGGCCGGCGCGAATTCAACGCCTATGAAGCGATCTCCAATCGGCAGGCCGAGGACTTCCTCGCCCGCAACGCGCAACGCGAGGCGCTGCTGGCGGCGATGGACCTGATCGCCTCGGCGCTCGGCCGCGACGGCACGGTTTTGCATGAGATGGACCCGCGCAGCGACGAGGCGCGCTACTGCCTCGCCGCGTACTACGGCGAGCTCGCGCAGCGCTTCAAGCAGGGCTTCGACGTCAAGCTGTCGCGCGACCCCGATGCCAAGGACATGGTGCGCCCGCGCGGCACCTTCATCGTCGCGATGTCGGACGGCCTGCCGCTCGGCTGCGTCGGACTGAAAGGCGGTAGCGCGTTCGCGGAGATCAAGCGGCTCTGGGTCGCGCCGGCCGCGCGCGGCCTCGGCCTCGGCCGCCGCCTGATGGACGCGGCCGAGAACGCCGCGCGCGAGCTCGGCATCGTATTACTGCGGCTCGACACCAACAGCGCGCTGGCGGAAGCCGGCCAGCTCTACCGCAGGACCGGCTGGACCGAGATCCCGCGCTTCAACGACGACCCCTACCCCGACCTGTTCTTCGAGAAGCGTCTCTGA
- a CDS encoding DUF899 domain-containing protein yields the protein MTKSPETDRAAAIETPPVVAAEAWEQARLQLLAKEKAQMRARDALAAERRRMPWMAVEKPYVFEGPNGRASLHDLFEGRRQLIVYRAFYEPGVFGWPDHACRGCSLGADQVSHLSHLNQRDTTLVYASRAPQADIARLKARMGWVMPWYTITDSFDADFGVGEWHGHNVFFRDGDRIFRTYLVNSRGDEAMGTVWSYLDITPLGRQEVWEDSPKGYPQSPPYKWWNWHDNYEAEATTNTKWDQVTDAGVKAFRKIAEEERKAT from the coding sequence ATGACCAAATCACCCGAAACCGATCGCGCCGCCGCGATCGAGACGCCGCCGGTCGTCGCGGCGGAGGCCTGGGAGCAGGCGCGGCTGCAGCTGCTGGCGAAGGAGAAGGCGCAAATGCGGGCGCGCGATGCGCTCGCCGCCGAGCGGCGGCGGATGCCGTGGATGGCGGTCGAGAAGCCATATGTGTTCGAGGGCCCGAATGGCCGAGCGAGCCTGCACGACCTGTTCGAAGGGCGCCGACAGCTGATCGTCTATCGCGCCTTCTACGAGCCCGGCGTGTTCGGCTGGCCGGACCACGCCTGCCGCGGCTGCTCGCTCGGCGCCGACCAGGTCAGCCATCTCTCGCATCTGAACCAGCGCGACACCACGCTGGTCTATGCCTCGCGCGCGCCGCAGGCCGACATCGCGCGGCTCAAGGCGCGGATGGGCTGGGTGATGCCCTGGTACACCATCACCGACAGCTTCGATGCCGATTTCGGCGTCGGCGAGTGGCACGGCCACAACGTGTTCTTCCGCGACGGCGACCGCATCTTCCGCACCTATCTCGTCAACAGCCGCGGCGACGAGGCGATGGGCACGGTGTGGAGCTATCTCGACATCACGCCGCTCGGCCGCCAGGAGGTCTGGGAGGACTCGCCGAAGGGCTATCCGCAGAGCCCGCCCTACAAATGGTGGAACTGGCACGACAATTACGAGGCCGAGGCCACGACGAACACGAAATGGGACCAGGTGACCGACGCCGGCGTCAAGGCATTCCGCAAGATCGCCGAGGAAGAGCGCAAGGCGACCTGA
- a CDS encoding EF-hand domain-containing protein yields the protein MQQRTSSICGLITAASLLCTTMPFASAQPASPDQETRRPQAGRDASPTGAAEIWDANRDGIYTCDEWKGYLGRMFDRADGNHDGNLTPKEFASVRRPGSALADADFGYFDENQDGKITRSEFVGKPNEFILQNDKNGDCRVTPEELKGAGSEQKQPGAKGKRF from the coding sequence TTGCAGCAAAGGACGTCATCGATCTGCGGGCTGATCACCGCAGCGAGCTTGCTCTGCACGACGATGCCGTTTGCGTCGGCGCAACCGGCCTCACCGGATCAGGAGACGCGCCGCCCGCAGGCGGGGCGCGATGCGTCGCCGACGGGCGCGGCCGAGATCTGGGACGCCAATCGCGACGGCATCTACACCTGCGACGAATGGAAGGGCTATCTCGGGCGGATGTTCGATCGCGCCGACGGCAACCATGACGGCAATCTCACGCCCAAGGAGTTCGCAAGCGTACGCCGGCCCGGCAGCGCGCTGGCCGACGCCGACTTCGGCTATTTCGACGAGAACCAGGACGGCAAGATCACGCGCAGCGAGTTCGTCGGCAAGCCGAACGAGTTCATCCTGCAGAACGACAAGAACGGCGATTGCCGCGTCACGCCGGAGGAACTGAAGGGAGCGGGTTCGGAGCAGAAGCAGCCGGGCGCCAAGGGAAAGCGGTTTTGA
- a CDS encoding MarR family winged helix-turn-helix transcriptional regulator has translation MPVTRSPKAEAKIEPKVRKLSNFLCFAVYSANLAFGRAYKPVLDAVGLTYTQYIALVALSEADEQTVSALGERLFLESNTLTPILKKLEQSGYIRRARDPADERQVRVSLTPAGRRLLDSDLSASLRDACGLGEQFPVVQQSVAKLRDNLLRNTQAKPKQD, from the coding sequence ATGCCGGTGACCCGCTCCCCCAAGGCAGAGGCCAAAATCGAGCCCAAAGTCCGAAAACTGTCGAATTTCCTGTGCTTTGCGGTCTATTCGGCCAATCTGGCCTTTGGCCGCGCCTACAAGCCCGTCCTGGATGCGGTCGGTCTGACCTACACCCAGTATATCGCGCTGGTGGCGTTGTCGGAGGCGGACGAACAGACCGTCAGCGCGCTCGGCGAGCGGCTGTTCCTGGAGTCGAACACGCTGACGCCGATCCTGAAGAAGCTGGAGCAGTCGGGCTATATCCGCCGCGCCCGCGATCCCGCCGATGAGCGGCAGGTGCGGGTGAGCCTGACGCCGGCCGGCCGGCGCCTGCTCGACAGCGATCTCAGCGCCTCTCTGAGAGACGCCTGCGGGCTCGGCGAGCAGTTTCCGGTGGTGCAGCAGAGCGTCGCCAAGCTGCGTGACAATCTGTTGCGCAACACGCAAGCCAAGCCGAAGCAGGATTGA
- a CDS encoding MFS transporter, with the protein MGNSRYRWVIVAAGGLLGCVAIGGMFSLPVFLQPMARETGWSVTGISSAMTVGFLAMAFTSMIWGTLSDRYGPLPVVLTGSVGLAASLALASQAPSLVAFQFTFGLLVGAATAAIFAPMMACVTGWFDTHRSLAVSLVSAGMGMAPMTMSPIAAWLVSHHDWRTSMLIVSGICAAIMIPVSLLVRRPPALAAAQAAATSDNGEPAMTLAQALRSPQFIILIATNFFCCATHSGPIIHTVSYAVTCGIPMVAAVTIYSVEGLAGMGGRIAFGLLGDRFGAKRVLVFGLLAQAFGALGYVFAHQLAAFYAVAAVFGFIYAGTMPLYSVLIRENFPLRMMGTVIGGTAMAGSLGMATGPLAGGLIYDTFASYTWLYVGSWAVGLGAFLIMMTFRPMPAVARSEPVAAPA; encoded by the coding sequence ATGGGCAATTCTCGATATCGTTGGGTGATCGTCGCGGCCGGCGGGCTGCTGGGCTGCGTCGCGATCGGCGGCATGTTCTCGCTGCCGGTGTTCCTGCAGCCGATGGCGCGGGAGACCGGCTGGTCGGTGACCGGCATCTCCAGCGCGATGACGGTCGGCTTCCTCGCCATGGCCTTCACCAGCATGATCTGGGGCACGCTGTCCGATCGCTACGGGCCGCTGCCGGTGGTGCTGACCGGTTCGGTCGGGCTGGCAGCGAGTCTCGCGCTGGCGAGCCAGGCGCCATCGCTCGTGGCTTTTCAATTCACGTTCGGCTTGCTGGTCGGCGCCGCCACGGCGGCGATCTTCGCTCCGATGATGGCCTGCGTCACCGGCTGGTTCGACACCCATCGCAGCCTTGCCGTCTCGCTGGTGTCGGCGGGCATGGGCATGGCGCCGATGACGATGTCGCCGATCGCCGCCTGGCTCGTCTCGCACCATGACTGGCGCACCTCGATGCTGATCGTGTCGGGCATTTGCGCGGCGATCATGATCCCGGTGTCGCTGCTGGTGCGTCGCCCGCCGGCGCTCGCGGCCGCTCAGGCGGCTGCGACGTCCGACAATGGCGAGCCCGCGATGACGCTCGCACAGGCGCTGCGCTCGCCGCAATTCATCATCCTGATCGCGACCAATTTCTTCTGCTGCGCGACGCATTCGGGCCCGATCATCCACACCGTCAGCTACGCCGTCACCTGCGGCATTCCGATGGTCGCGGCGGTCACGATCTACAGCGTCGAAGGACTTGCCGGCATGGGCGGCCGCATCGCCTTCGGCCTGCTCGGCGACCGTTTCGGCGCCAAGCGCGTGCTGGTGTTCGGCCTGCTGGCGCAGGCGTTCGGCGCGCTCGGCTACGTCTTCGCGCACCAGCTTGCCGCTTTCTACGCGGTGGCTGCGGTGTTCGGCTTCATCTATGCCGGCACCATGCCGCTCTATTCGGTGCTGATCCGCGAGAACTTCCCGCTGCGGATGATGGGCACCGTGATCGGCGGCACCGCGATGGCGGGCAGCCTCGGCATGGCGACCGGGCCGCTCGCCGGCGGGCTGATCTACGACACCTTCGCGAGCTACACGTGGCTCTATGTCGGCTCCTGGGCCGTCGGCCTCGGCGCCTTCCTGATCATGATGACGTTCCGTCCGATGCCTGCGGTCGCGCGGTCGGAGCCGGTCGCTGCGCCGGCATGA
- a CDS encoding peptide deformylase, with protein MTIRPIVRYPDPRLALPAGPVTVFDGALRELARDLLETMHAAPGIGITAPHIGVSLRVVVLDLDASVGPRTYVNPEIIRASPEMIMHKEGSVSMPGVTDDVERHARVRIRYQDLDGNMQTEASDGLRAVCHQHEIDQLDGMFWIRRLSRLKRERLIKRFEKISRG; from the coding sequence ATGACCATCCGCCCGATTGTCCGCTACCCCGACCCTCGCCTCGCGCTGCCGGCGGGACCGGTAACCGTGTTCGACGGCGCGCTGCGCGAGCTGGCGAGGGATCTGCTCGAGACCATGCACGCGGCGCCCGGCATCGGCATCACCGCGCCGCATATCGGCGTGTCCTTGCGGGTGGTGGTGCTCGACCTCGACGCCAGCGTCGGCCCGCGGACCTATGTCAATCCTGAGATCATCCGGGCTTCGCCCGAGATGATCATGCACAAGGAAGGCAGCGTCTCGATGCCTGGCGTCACCGACGATGTCGAGCGTCACGCCCGTGTCCGCATCCGCTATCAGGATCTCGACGGCAACATGCAGACCGAGGCGTCCGACGGCCTGCGCGCGGTCTGCCACCAGCACGAGATCGATCAGCTCGACGGCATGTTCTGGATCAGGCGGCTGTCGCGCCTGAAGCGGGAGCGGCTGATCAAGCGGTTCGAGAAGATCTCGCGCGGATGA